The following are encoded in a window of Pangasianodon hypophthalmus isolate fPanHyp1 chromosome 14, fPanHyp1.pri, whole genome shotgun sequence genomic DNA:
- the LOC113539093 gene encoding olfactory receptor 52B2-like, translated as MEQQFYNNTFSFNLQIARFDVPPHAIYPVFIIGALVYLFAVFCNVTILALIVTQQSLHKPMFYILFSLPFADLLAITCALPRVLLDIVTQTNMVYYPTCVLQGFLLHLYGGSVLFILAAMSFDRYIAICKPLRYNSIMGPYTVGVVIALAWSLDIALIVVLFGLQARLPKCKTIIFNVYCSNSALLQLSCAGDLTVNNVYGLAITGVMQGISVTIQLFSYVQILKACLSHTQTNARSKAVNTCSAQIITFLLYEIVSTFTILSYRFQNIPTSAQQICGLMIFTILPVFNPVIYGMKTRDIRNSFIIVLKKQKVAFT; from the coding sequence ATGGAGCAACAATTTTACAACAACACATTCAGTTTCAACCTTCAAATTGCCAGATTTGATGTGCCTCCTCATGCTATTTATCCTGTTTTTATCATTGGAGCTCTGGTCTATTTGTTTGCAGTGTTCTGTAATGTAACAATTCTAGCATTGATTGTTACCCAGCAAAGCCTTCATAAAcccatgttttatattttgttcagTCTTCCTTTTGCAGACTTATTGGCAATTACATGTGCTCTGCCCAGAGTGCTTCTGGATATTGTAACCCAAACAAATATGGTCTATTACCCAACATGTGTCCTGCAGGGttttttgcttcatttgtaTGGAGGTAGTGTACTTTTTATTCTGGCAGCCATGTCATTTGATCGCTACATAGCAATATGCAAGCCACTTAGATATAACTCTATAATGGGTCCATACACAGTTGGTGTTGTGATAGCACTGGCTTGGAGCCTTGACATTGCCTTGATTGTTGTGTTGTTTGGTCTTCAGGCAAGACTTCCAAAATGTAAGAcaatcatttttaatgtgtattGTAGCAATAGTGCACTGTTACAGCTTTCATGTGCTGGTGACCTTACTGTGAACAATGTTTATGGATTAGCTATAACTGGAGTTATGCAGGGCATTAGTGTGACTAttcaattattttcctatgtaCAAATTCTTAAAGCCTGTCTTTCCCACACACAGACCAATGCTAGAAGTAAGGCTGTCAATACATGTTCAGCACAGATAATTACTTTTCTTCTATATGAAATAGTTTCTACCTTTACCATACTTTCATATCGTTTTCAGAATATACCAACCAGTGCACAACAAATATGCGGTTTGATGATTTTCACAATTCTTCCAGTTTTTAATCCAGTTATATATGGAATGAAAACAAGAGACATTAGGAATTCATTCATCATagtgctgaaaaaacaaaaggtggcatttacataa
- the LOC113539091 gene encoding olfactory receptor 51I1-like gives MDSNMSIYSTVLTLESLDISPSNILPVFMFGALTYCAILFFNMTLLLTIALNQKLHKPMYILLFHMPINDIVGASAFFPQMISSILSQNRSITYSACYVQAFLVHLYGSGTLLILTAMAYDRYIAICYPLKYNTMMSPNNLLKIILTIWSLDFTMIGLLLALSYRQEICNTRIVDTFCNNPSLMKLICGDIRLNNYYGLFITVFLQGLSVFIVLFTYIQILITCISKRQTDAKSKAIQTCGTHLVVFLCVEFNALFALISHRFENVSQYLRRAFGMSVMIFPPFLNPLIYGLKTKEIRQNITVFFHKKIFQS, from the coding sequence ATGGATTCCAACATGTCAATATATTCAACTGTTCTTACTTTGGAATCACTGGACATATCACCATCTAACATTTTACCAGTGTTCATGTTTGGAGCCCTTACATATTGtgctattttgtttttcaatatGACATTACTGCTAACAATTGCTCTGAACCAAAAACTTCATAAACCTATGTACATACTGTTGTTTCACATGCCAATCAATGACATTGTAGGTGCCTCTGCCTTTTTTCCTCAGATGATTTCTAGTATACTGTCACAGAATAGATCAATCACTTATTCTGCATGTTATGTGCAAGCCTTCTTGGTACATTTGTATGGGTCTGGAACCCTTCTGATACTGACTGCTATGGCATATGACAGGTATATTGCAATTTGTTACCCATTGAAATATAACACCATGATGTCCCCAAATAACTTGTTAAAGATAATCCTTACAATATGGTCCCTAGATTTTACAATGATTGGTTTACTACTTGCACTGAGCTACCGTCAAGAGATTTGTAACACAAGAATAGTAGACACTTTCTGTAATAATCCAAGTTTGATGAAGCTAATTTGTGGGGACATAAGGTTGAATAACTATTATGGACTGTTTATCACTGTTTTTCTCCAAGGACTATCAGTGTTCATAGTGTTATTCACATACATCCAAATCCTAATCACCTGTATCTCTAAAAGACAAACTGATGCGAAAAGCAAAGCAATTCAGACATGTGGTACACACctagttgtttttttatgtgtagAGTTCAATGCACTCTTTGCCTTAATTTCACACAGGTTTGAGAATGTATCCCAGTACTTAAGAAGGGCCTTTGGTATGTCTGTAATGATATTTCCTCCTTTTCTTAATCCTTTAATATATGGATTGAAAACAAAGGAAATTCGACAGAACATTACTGTCTTCTTCCATAAAAAGATCTTTCAGTCATaa
- the LOC113539092 gene encoding olfactory receptor 52B2-like: MDSNMSIYSTVLTLEPLDISPSNILPVFMFGTLTYCAILFFNMTLLLTIALNQKLHKPMYILLFNMPINDIVGASAFFPQMLFSILSQNRSITYSACYVQAFLVHLYGSGTLVILTAMAYDRYIAICCPLKYNTMMSPNNLLKIITTVWTIAFITISLLLALTYRQEICSTKILDTFCNNPSLMKLICGDIRLTNYYGLSLTALHQSITLFVMFFTYIQILITCVSKRQSDAKSKAIQTCGTHLVVFLCVEFSGLFALISHRFNNVSQHLRGAFGASAMIFPPFLNPLIYGFKTKEIRQNITVFFRKKIFQS; this comes from the coding sequence ATGGATTCAAATATGTCAATATATTCAACTGTTCTTACTTTGGAACCACTGGACATATCACCATCTAACATTTTACCAGTGTTCATGTTTGGAACCCTTACCTATTGtgctattttgtttttcaatatGACATTACTGCTAACAATTGCTCTGAACCAAAAACTTCATAAACCTATGTACATACTGTTGTTTAACATGCCAATCAATGACATTGTAGGTGCCTCTGCCTTTTTTCCTCAGATGCTCTTTAGTATACTGTCACAGAATAGATCAATCACTTATTCTGCATGTTATGTGCAAGCCTTCTTGGTACATTTGTATGGGTCTGGAACACTTGTGATTCTGACTGCTATGGCTTATGACAGGTATATTGCAATTTGCTGCCCACTGAAATATAACACCATGATGTCCCCAAATAACTTGCTGAAGATTATCACTACAGTGTGGACCATAGCTTTTATAACAATTAGTTTATTACTTGCGCTGACCTACCGTCAAGAGATTTGTAGCACGAAAATACTAGACACTTTCTGTAATAATCCAAGTTTGATGAAGCTAATTTGTGGGGACATAAGGTTGACTAACTACTATGGACTGTCTCTTACAGCTTTGCATCAAAGTATTACactgtttgtaatgtttttcaCATACATCCAAATCCTAATCACCTGTGTCTCTAAAAGACAGTCTGATGCTAAAAGCAAAGCAATTCAGACATGTGGTACACACctagttgtttttttatgtgtagAGTTCAGTGGACTGTTTGCCTTAATTTCACACAGGTTTAATAATGTATCCCAGCACCTAAGAGGGGCCTTTGGTGCATCTGCGATGATATTTCCTCCCTTTCTTAATCCTCTAATATATGGATTTAAAACGAAGGAAATTCGACAGAACATTACTGTCTTCTTCCGTAAAAAGATCTTTCAGTCATAA
- the LOC117599105 gene encoding putative gustatory receptor clone PTE03, producing MELQPSNDTFSFTLQIATFDVSPEAIYPVFVTGTLIYLFAVFCNVTILALIVTQQSLHKPMFYILFSLPLADLIGITCAFPRVLVDVVTQTSVVYYPTCVLQAFLLHMYGGSVLFILAAMSFDRYIAICKPLRYNSIMNPYTVSSVITLAWGLDFVMIVVLFALQARFPKCKTFIVNVYCDNVSLLQLSCGGDFTVNNIYGLGITGFMQGISLIIQLFSYVQILKVCLHHTQTDARIKAVNTCLAQVISFILYELVSSIAILSYRFQNVHPNTRKIFGMLIFTFLPVVNPILYGAKTRDIRKAFLIVLKKRKVMFT from the coding sequence ATGGAGCTACAACCTTCAAATGACACATTTAGTTTCACCCTCCAAATTGCCACATTTGATGTCTCACCAGAAGCTATTTATCCTGTTTTTGTCACTGGAACTTTGATATatctttttgctgtattttgtaaTGTAACTATTTTAGCATTGATTGTTACTCAGCAAAGTCTTCACAAAccaatgttttacattttgttcagcCTTCCTCTGGCAGATCTAATAGGGATCACATGTGCATTTCCCAGGGTGCTCGTGGATGTTGTAACCCAAACAAGTGTGGTCTATTATCCAACATGTGTCCTACAGGCTTTTTTGCTTCACATGTATGGAGGTAGTGTACTTTTTATTCTGGCAGCCATGTCATTTGATCGCTACATAGCAATATGCAAGCCACTCAGATATAATTCGATAATGAATCCATACACAGTTAGTAGTGTCATAACTCTGGCTTGGGGCCTTGATTTTGTCATGATAGTTGTGTTGTTTGCCCTTCAGGCAAGATTTCCAAAATGTAAGACATTTATTGTTAATGTGTATTGTGATAATGTATCTTTGCTCCAACTGTCATGTGGTGGTGACTTTACTGTGAACAATATCTATGGGTTAGGAATAACAGGGTTTATGCAGGGCATTAGTTTGATCATTCAGTTATTCTCCTATGTACAAATCCTTAAGGTCTGccttcatcacacacaaacCGATGCTAGAATTAAGGCTGTAAACACATGTTTAGCACaagtaatttcatttattttgtatgaACTAGTTTCTAGTATTGCAATACTTTCATATCGGTTTCAGAATGTACACCCGAATACACGAAAGATATTCGGTATGTTGATTTTCACATTCCTTCCAGTTGTTAATCCAATTTTATATGGGGCAAAAACAAGAGACATTAGAAAAGCATTCTTGATAGTGTTAAAAAAACGAAAGGTTATGTTCACTTAA
- the LOC113539167 gene encoding olfactory receptor 52B2-like, which produces MAMASLGNLYNISSVLSLQGLELPREASIPALLFAMLSYMIIIFCNLVLLITIILNKSLHQPMYLLLLNLPINDLVGSTALLPQMIKELMWDTRTMEFSTCVAQAFFIHVYGVGAVLILSAMAYDRYMAICVPLRYNTVMTHSHIMKLVSVVWIFNFILIAILFYLLLRLPRCKSHMTHLYCDNPSLLQLVCVDTTVNNIYGLLITAITQIIGVGLILFTYLQILFACLRNKRSDTRSKALQTCGAHLIVFLILECLGLFTIISYRLKELSSSSRRFIGVTTLIFPPTLNPIIYGLKTKEIRTSIIKLFRQKVFPF; this is translated from the coding sequence ATGGCTATGGCTTCCCTTGGGAATCTCTACAACATATCATCAGTTCTGTCACTTCAAGGTTTAGAATTGCCTCGTGAGGCCAGTATTCCTGCACTCCTCTTTGCGATGCTAAGCTATATGATCATAATTTTCTGCAATCTTGTCCTGTTGATCACCATAATTTTGAATAAGAGTCTCCACCAGCCGATGTATTTACTGCTGTTAAACTTGCCCATCAATGACCTTGTGGGATCCACAGCCCTACTCCCACAAATGATCAAGGAACTCATGTGGGACACCAGAACCATGGAGTTTTCAACCTGTGTTGCACAAGCTTTCTTTATACATGTATATGGAGTGGGTGCAGTGTTGATTTTGAGTGCTATGGCATATGACAGATACATGGCCATATGTGTACCTCTAAGGTACAATACAGTCATGACCCATAGTCATATTATGAAACTAGTCTCTGTTGTatggatttttaattttattttaatagctATTCTTTTTTATCTCCTCCTGCGTTTGCCTCGATGCAAGTCCCACATGACTCACTTGTATTGTGACAACCCTTCTCTTTTGCAGCTGGTATGTGTAGATACAACTGTTAACAATATCTATGGCCTCCTTATCACAGCTATCACCCAAATAATTGGAGTTGGACTTATATTATTTACTTATCTTCAGATTCTTTTCGCCTGTTTAAGAAACAAGCGGTCTGACACAAGAAGCAAAGCTCTGCAGACATGTGGTGCCCATTTAATAGTCTTTCTCATCTTGGAGTGTTTGGGACTGTTTACAATAATTTCCTACAGACTGAAAGAACTATCTTCAAGTTCCAGAAGATTTATAGGGGTTACCACCCTCATTTTCCCTCCAACTTTGAATCCAATAATCTATGGCCttaaaaccaaagaaatcaGAACGAGTATTATAAAGCTTTTTCGGCAAAAAGTTTTTCCCTTTTAA
- the LOC113539094 gene encoding olfactory receptor 52E4-like, translated as MEQKLFNNTFTFNLQIARIDVPPQAIYPVFIIGALVYLFAVFCNVTILALIVTQQSLHKPMFYILFSLPLTDLMGITCALPRVLLDIVTQTNMVYYPTCVLQGFLLHLYGGSVLFILAAMSFDRYIAICKPLRYNSIMGPYTVGVVIALAWGLDIALIVVLFALQARLPKCKTIIFNVYCSNNTLLQLSCAGDLTVNNIYGLAITGIVQGISVTIQLFSYVQILKACLSHTQTDARSKAVNTCSAQIITFVLYEIVTTFTVLSYRFQNIPPNAQQICGMLIFTILPVFNPIIYGMKTRDIRNSFIIVLKKKVAFK; from the coding sequence ATGGAGCAAAAACTTTTCAACAACACATTCACTTTCAACCTTCAGATTGCCAGAATTGATGTCCCTCCTCAAGCTATTTATCCTGTTTTTATCATTGGAGCTCTGGTCTATTTGTTTGCAGTGTTCTGTAATGTAACAATTCTAGCATTGATTGTTACCCAGCAAAGCCTTCATAAAcctatgttttatattttgttcagTCTTCCTTTGACAGATTTAATGGGAATTACATGTGCTCTGCCTAGAGTGCTTCTGGATATTGTAACCCAAACAAATATGGTCTATTACCCAACATGTGTCCTGCAGGGttttttgcttcatttgtaTGGAGGTAGTGTACTTTTTATTCTGGCAGCCATGTCATTTGATCGCTACATAGCAATATGCAAGCCACTCAGATATAACTCTATAATGGGTCCATACACAGTTGGTGTTGTGATAGCACTGGCTTGGGGCCTTGACATTGCCTTGATTGTCGTGCTGTTTGCCCTTCAGGCAAGACTTCCAAAATGTAAGAcaatcatttttaatgtgtattGTAGCAATAATACTCTGTTACAGCTTTCATGTGCTGGTGACCTTACTGTGAACAATATTTATGGATTAGCTATAACTGGAATTGTGCAGGGCATTAGTGTCACTATTCAGTTATTCTCCTAcgtgcaaattcttaaagcctgTCTTTCCCACACACAAACTGATGCTAGAAGTAAGGCTGTAAACACATGTTCAGCACAGATAATTACATTTGTTCTGTATGAAATAGTTACAACCTTTACTGTACTTTCATATCGTTTTCAGAATATACCACCCAATGCACAACAAATATGCGGTATGCTGATTTTCACAATTCTTCCAGTTTTTAATCCAATTATATATGGAATGAAAACAAGAGACATTAGAAATTCATTCATCATAGTGTTGAAAAAAAAGGtggcatttaaataa